The Planococcus donghaensis genome contains a region encoding:
- a CDS encoding heavy metal translocating P-type ATPase has protein sequence MSTKQAEVAITGMTCAACANRVEKGLQKLPGVSEATVNFATEKANVVFDSDQASMTEVQNKIEQLGYGVQQEEVDFSIQGMTCANCSARIEKVLNKMDGVQLANVNLAMETGHVSYNPGTVTPEDFVKRIQSLGYDAILEQESEEATDHKQQEIKKKTRLFWISAALSFPLLWTMFSHFSFTSWMYVPEILMNPLVQWTLATPVQFIIGASFYKGAYFALKNKSANMDVLVALGTSAAYFYSVYLVLSNWNSGHNMGLYFETSAVLITLIILGKVFEARAKGRSSDAIKKLMKLQPQHALVERGDEFISLPISEVKTGDILLIKPGASIPVDAAVLSGNSAVDESMLTGESLPVDKKTGDAVFAATVNSNGSLHVRADKIGKDTVLSNIIRVVEQAQGSKAPIQRLADQISSIFVPVVVGIAIVTFIVWYFLVSPGNFPAALESTIAVLVIACPCALGLATPTSIMAGSGRAAEQGVLFKTAESLENTKHIDTIVLDKTGTITNGRPVVTDFIPADEVDLTELKNLAASAENQSEHPVAQAISDYGEANLAVSLFEAVPGHGIRATVDNRQVVMGNRRLMADLAIDEAQATALEQDGKTVMFIAVDGRYSGLVAVADTVKETAKQAIQEMKDMGLHVVMLTGDQERTAMAIAKQVGIDEVFAGVLPAEKADVVVKLQGQGRHVAMAGDGLNDAPALASADVGMAMGTGTAIAMEAADITLMQGDLMRVVDAVQMSRLTVRNIKQNLFWALAYNTIGIPIAAVGLLAPWLAGAAMAFSSVSVVMNALRLQRVKLNK, from the coding sequence ATGAGCACAAAACAAGCTGAAGTAGCAATTACAGGAATGACTTGTGCGGCGTGCGCAAATCGCGTAGAAAAAGGGCTTCAAAAATTGCCTGGCGTCTCAGAAGCAACCGTTAATTTTGCTACAGAAAAGGCCAATGTCGTCTTTGATAGCGATCAAGCATCAATGACAGAAGTACAAAACAAAATCGAACAATTAGGGTATGGGGTGCAGCAAGAAGAAGTTGATTTTTCCATCCAAGGCATGACTTGCGCCAATTGTTCTGCACGTATTGAAAAAGTATTAAACAAAATGGATGGTGTTCAACTAGCCAATGTGAATTTGGCGATGGAAACAGGACACGTTTCTTACAATCCCGGAACTGTTACTCCTGAAGATTTTGTGAAACGCATTCAATCGCTTGGCTATGACGCAATTTTAGAACAAGAAAGCGAAGAAGCAACGGATCACAAACAACAAGAAATCAAAAAGAAAACACGTTTGTTCTGGATTTCCGCAGCGTTATCCTTCCCGCTTCTTTGGACCATGTTCAGCCACTTTTCTTTTACATCTTGGATGTATGTGCCTGAGATTTTAATGAACCCTCTTGTTCAGTGGACATTAGCAACCCCAGTTCAATTTATTATTGGTGCTTCTTTTTATAAAGGTGCCTATTTTGCCTTAAAAAATAAATCAGCCAATATGGACGTGTTAGTAGCACTCGGGACATCAGCTGCCTATTTCTACAGTGTTTACTTAGTTCTTTCTAATTGGAATTCAGGACATAATATGGGCTTGTACTTCGAAACAAGTGCCGTGTTAATCACCTTAATCATCTTAGGGAAAGTATTTGAAGCTAGAGCAAAAGGCCGTTCTTCTGACGCCATTAAAAAGCTAATGAAATTACAGCCTCAACATGCACTTGTTGAACGCGGAGATGAATTTATTAGTTTGCCGATTTCAGAAGTCAAAACCGGTGACATTTTGCTTATTAAACCCGGTGCCTCTATCCCAGTTGACGCCGCAGTTCTTTCGGGTAATTCAGCAGTAGACGAATCGATGCTAACGGGCGAGAGTTTACCAGTAGATAAAAAGACAGGCGACGCTGTTTTTGCAGCGACCGTCAATTCTAATGGGTCGCTTCATGTGCGCGCAGACAAAATCGGTAAAGATACGGTATTATCGAACATCATCCGCGTCGTAGAACAAGCACAAGGCTCTAAAGCACCGATTCAACGACTTGCTGACCAAATTTCCAGTATTTTCGTTCCAGTTGTTGTCGGAATTGCGATAGTGACGTTTATCGTCTGGTACTTTTTAGTATCACCCGGAAACTTTCCGGCTGCACTTGAAAGTACCATTGCCGTTCTTGTAATCGCATGTCCTTGTGCATTAGGACTTGCAACCCCGACATCTATTATGGCAGGATCGGGTCGCGCTGCTGAACAAGGCGTATTATTTAAAACAGCTGAATCGCTTGAGAACACAAAACACATTGATACGATTGTTTTGGATAAAACAGGCACCATTACAAATGGTCGCCCTGTCGTTACAGACTTTATCCCGGCTGACGAAGTCGATTTAACTGAATTAAAAAACTTAGCGGCGAGCGCAGAAAATCAATCTGAACATCCCGTCGCACAAGCCATCTCTGATTATGGTGAAGCCAATTTAGCAGTTAGTCTTTTTGAAGCTGTTCCCGGTCATGGTATTCGTGCCACAGTGGATAATCGTCAAGTCGTGATGGGCAACCGTCGTTTAATGGCTGACCTCGCCATCGATGAAGCGCAAGCTACCGCTTTAGAACAAGATGGCAAAACGGTTATGTTCATTGCGGTTGACGGCCGTTACAGTGGACTTGTGGCTGTTGCTGATACCGTGAAAGAAACGGCGAAACAAGCCATTCAAGAAATGAAAGATATGGGATTGCATGTGGTCATGCTAACAGGAGATCAAGAACGTACAGCGATGGCCATTGCGAAACAAGTCGGTATCGACGAAGTCTTTGCTGGTGTCTTACCTGCAGAAAAGGCAGATGTTGTTGTTAAGCTTCAAGGACAAGGCAGACACGTCGCTATGGCGGGAGATGGCTTAAACGATGCGCCAGCTTTAGCGAGCGCCGATGTCGGCATGGCGATGGGTACTGGTACAGCTATCGCCATGGAAGCTGCTGATATTACGCTGATGCAAGGTGACTTAATGAGAGTCGTCGATGCAGTTCAAATGAGTCGATTAACCGTTCGAAATATCAAACAAAACTTGTTCTGGGCACTAGCTTATAACACAATCGGGATTCCGATTGCGGCAGTTGGGTTGTTAGCCCCTTGGCTTGCAGGAGCTGCCATGGCCTTTAGTTCCGTATCAGTTGTCATGAACGCCTTACGTTTACAACGTGTTAAATTAAATAAATAA
- the copZ gene encoding copper chaperone CopZ, producing the protein MKEQINLQVSGMSCQHCVKSVEESVMALPGIEKVEVSLATNSVDVAYDASAVDVGQIAEAIEDQGYDVATLSE; encoded by the coding sequence ATGAAAGAACAAATCAACTTACAAGTAAGCGGCATGTCTTGTCAACATTGTGTGAAGTCTGTAGAAGAAAGCGTTATGGCTTTACCAGGAATCGAAAAAGTAGAAGTATCTTTAGCAACTAATTCTGTCGACGTGGCATACGACGCTTCCGCAGTAGATGTTGGTCAAATTGCTGAAGCAATCGAAGATCAAGGATATGATGTTGCGACTTTAAGTGAATAA
- a CDS encoding metal-sensitive transcriptional regulator yields MSELIEDTLVTDTSCRKSHHPLSVKRDLTNRLSRVEGQIRGIKGMVEKDVYCDDIITQLAATQSALNSVTKVLLEGHLKGCVKDRLENGEEEVLDELLVTIQKMMRK; encoded by the coding sequence ATGAGCGAATTAATCGAAGACACCTTAGTAACCGATACTAGTTGCCGTAAAAGCCACCACCCTCTCTCTGTAAAAAGAGATTTAACCAATCGACTCAGCCGTGTCGAAGGTCAAATCCGCGGTATAAAAGGTATGGTGGAAAAAGACGTTTACTGTGATGATATTATCACTCAACTAGCAGCAACCCAATCCGCTTTAAATAGCGTAACAAAGGTGTTGTTAGAAGGTCATTTAAAAGGTTGCGTCAAAGACCGCCTTGAAAATGGCGAAGAAGAAGTGTTAGACGAACTGCTAGTCACTATCCAAAAAATGATGCGTAAATAA
- a CDS encoding Lmo0850 family protein: MAKNVDVRKIVSNLSKLGIQAKITKSRVELIKALALPQPVQTQSQQ; this comes from the coding sequence ATGGCGAAAAACGTAGATGTTCGCAAAATTGTTTCAAATTTATCGAAACTTGGAATCCAAGCAAAAATCACAAAATCTCGTGTCGAATTAATAAAAGCGCTAGCGTTACCACAACCGGTTCAAACACAATCGCAACAATAA
- a CDS encoding FtsW/RodA/SpoVE family cell cycle protein gives MQTNKSFTDRIDWSLAFILFLFFIVSLVAISSAQTSGQYLTNFVPRQALFYIISVMMIAVLMYFDPEQYKKMAYYLYGFGILLLILLMIAPDGVGQIAEPVNGAKAWFHTPFVNIQPAEFMKTFYILALAKMISSHHEHYLIKTLKSDFYLLGKIGVCIAIPLGFILLQPDLGTALVFIAITLAVVVVSGITWKIIVPSFGGVAVIGATLLWMTINAQDFLSSAFGLKPYMFERIYTWLDPYSYAESGGYNLIAAMNAIGSGEVFGKGYQGRQVYVPENHTDFIFTVISEDFGFIGASAVIILFFMLIYHLTKITLQFKDTFSTYVCAGIIAMVTFHVFQNIGMTIQLLPITGIPLPFISYGGSSLIGNMLALGIVFSMKFHHKTYMFDKNKK, from the coding sequence ATGCAAACTAATAAAAGCTTTACCGACCGAATTGATTGGTCGCTAGCTTTCATCTTATTTCTGTTTTTTATCGTCAGTTTGGTCGCTATTTCTTCTGCTCAAACTTCCGGTCAGTATTTAACGAATTTTGTTCCGAGACAAGCTCTATTTTACATCATTTCTGTTATGATGATTGCTGTTCTTATGTATTTTGATCCTGAACAATATAAAAAGATGGCTTATTATCTATATGGATTCGGTATTCTTTTACTCATTCTATTAATGATTGCACCCGATGGGGTCGGTCAAATAGCTGAACCCGTTAACGGTGCTAAAGCTTGGTTTCACACGCCATTTGTTAACATTCAGCCAGCCGAATTTATGAAAACCTTCTATATATTAGCATTGGCCAAAATGATTTCTTCTCACCATGAACATTATTTAATAAAGACACTGAAATCCGATTTTTACTTGCTCGGTAAAATTGGTGTGTGTATTGCCATTCCTCTTGGTTTTATCTTATTGCAACCCGACTTAGGAACTGCACTTGTTTTTATCGCAATTACTTTAGCAGTTGTGGTAGTTTCAGGGATCACGTGGAAAATTATTGTTCCAAGTTTCGGAGGGGTCGCTGTAATTGGAGCAACGTTATTATGGATGACGATTAACGCACAGGATTTTCTTTCTAGCGCTTTCGGATTAAAACCTTATATGTTCGAACGTATTTACACATGGTTGGACCCTTACTCCTATGCAGAATCTGGCGGATATAATTTAATTGCTGCTATGAACGCAATCGGTTCTGGAGAAGTTTTTGGTAAAGGGTACCAAGGACGTCAAGTTTACGTCCCTGAAAATCACACCGACTTTATCTTCACCGTTATATCGGAAGACTTTGGTTTTATCGGTGCTAGCGCTGTAATCATCTTGTTTTTCATGTTGATATACCATTTAACTAAAATCACATTGCAATTTAAAGATACATTCAGTACGTATGTATGCGCAGGTATTATTGCCATGGTTACATTCCACGTATTTCAAAATATCGGCATGACCATTCAACTGTTGCCAATTACCGGAATTCCGTTACCTTTTATTAGTTACGGTGGGAGCTCATTAATCGGCAATATGCTGGCACTCGGAATTGTTTTTAGTATGAAATTTCATCATAAGACCTATATGTTCGATAAAAACAAAAAATAA
- the sugE gene encoding quaternary ammonium compound efflux SMR transporter SugE — MAWILLVIAGMTEIVWAIGLKLADGFTNFVPSLVTLIFIVISFMLFAFAMKTIPIGTAYAVFTGIGAAGTAILGILLFNETASLEKIFFLSLLLVGIIGLKVLDGKEPSRKEVSS, encoded by the coding sequence ATGGCATGGATTCTTCTAGTGATTGCAGGGATGACAGAAATTGTATGGGCAATCGGTCTGAAACTTGCAGATGGCTTTACGAATTTTGTTCCTTCACTTGTAACATTAATTTTTATCGTTATTAGCTTTATGTTGTTTGCTTTCGCAATGAAGACAATTCCGATCGGCACAGCTTATGCAGTATTTACAGGGATTGGTGCAGCAGGTACGGCGATTCTTGGAATCTTATTATTTAATGAAACGGCCAGTTTAGAAAAAATATTCTTTTTGAGTTTATTGCTAGTTGGCATTATTGGGTTAAAAGTCTTGGATGGAAAAGAACCTTCTCGTAAAGAAGTGAGCTCATGA
- a CDS encoding DMT family transporter, translated as MAWLILIVAGIFEVVFVTTMKLSEGFKKKRYAVLTIVSGALSFYLLSLALTTIALGTGYAVWTGIGAAGSVLVGMIFFKESRQLAKLFFLSCIIVGVSGLKIFGG; from the coding sequence ATGGCGTGGTTGATTTTAATCGTTGCGGGGATATTTGAAGTAGTATTTGTTACGACGATGAAATTATCCGAAGGCTTCAAAAAGAAACGTTATGCAGTTTTGACGATTGTTTCCGGAGCGCTTAGTTTTTATTTATTATCGCTAGCGTTAACAACCATTGCGCTAGGAACAGGATATGCGGTATGGACGGGCATTGGTGCAGCAGGTAGTGTGTTGGTCGGCATGATTTTCTTTAAGGAAAGTAGACAGCTGGCCAAATTGTTTTTCCTATCCTGCATTATTGTTGGAGTGTCTGGATTGAAAATATTTGGTGGCTGA
- a CDS encoding D-alanine--D-alanine ligase, producing MKKKIGLLYGGKSAEHEVSLSTALAVTKAIDFSVYEVYPIYITQDGEWRKGQRLEESAKTIEQLQLTAGSGKSNDISSFLPAQPSDALDVIIPLLHGPNGEDGTVQGLLEVMNIPYVGNGVLASSAGMDKVVMKQLFQQAGLEQTPYVYFIRRDWDKNQGFWLNKIEAELVWPVFVKPANLGSSVGISKADNREELIAAVKEALKFDRKIVIEQGVVAREIEVGVLGNDEPECSVAGEIKPLKAFYDYQAKYKDGNTAMIIPAELDEAVYAKLQADAKKAFKILDCSGLVRADFFVTATNEILINEVNTLPGFTPFSMFPLLWEHTGLPYPELIERLITLAIERHEEKQLLQVKID from the coding sequence ATGAAAAAAAAGATTGGTTTATTATATGGAGGCAAATCAGCCGAGCATGAAGTTTCTTTGTCTACAGCCTTAGCGGTGACAAAGGCAATTGATTTTAGTGTGTATGAAGTTTATCCAATTTACATCACGCAAGATGGCGAGTGGAGAAAAGGGCAGCGTCTCGAAGAATCTGCGAAAACAATCGAACAGCTTCAACTAACAGCAGGATCTGGAAAGTCGAATGATATTTCTAGCTTTCTTCCTGCACAACCGAGTGATGCGTTAGATGTGATCATTCCGCTACTTCACGGACCGAACGGAGAAGACGGAACAGTTCAAGGTTTGCTTGAAGTGATGAACATACCGTATGTAGGAAATGGAGTATTAGCTTCATCAGCAGGGATGGACAAAGTAGTAATGAAACAATTGTTCCAGCAAGCAGGTTTAGAACAAACGCCATATGTGTATTTTATAAGAAGAGACTGGGATAAAAATCAGGGCTTCTGGTTAAATAAAATAGAAGCAGAACTTGTATGGCCGGTTTTTGTTAAACCTGCCAATTTAGGGTCGAGCGTAGGCATTAGCAAAGCAGATAATCGCGAAGAACTGATTGCTGCTGTAAAAGAAGCGTTGAAATTTGATCGCAAAATTGTTATTGAACAAGGGGTCGTTGCACGAGAAATCGAAGTGGGTGTTCTCGGGAATGATGAGCCGGAATGTTCAGTAGCAGGAGAAATCAAGCCACTAAAGGCATTTTATGATTATCAAGCGAAATACAAAGATGGTAATACCGCAATGATTATTCCAGCAGAATTAGATGAAGCAGTTTATGCGAAATTACAAGCAGACGCTAAAAAAGCATTTAAAATTTTGGATTGTTCAGGACTTGTGCGAGCAGACTTTTTTGTCACAGCAACCAACGAAATCTTGATCAATGAAGTGAATACATTGCCTGGATTTACACCTTTTAGCATGTTCCCGTTATTGTGGGAGCATACAGGCTTGCCGTACCCAGAACTAATTGAACGGCTTATTACGTTAGCAATCGAACGACACGAAGAAAAGCAGTTACTGCAAGTTAAAATAGATTGA
- a CDS encoding UDP-N-acetylmuramoyl-tripeptide--D-alanyl-D-alanine ligase, producing the protein MKKQIEQVAKWLDIKTNLKGIDITGVSINTRTLKPGDLFIPFRGENVNGHKYVRSAIELGASASLWQRDEPGAPEDLPLLFVDDCEVALQEMARAYRDELSAMVIGITGSNGKTSTKDLVASVLKPYFKVQKTPGNFNNQLGLPLTILSLEEDTKVAVLEMGMSGRGQIEFLSELARPDYAIITNIGEAHLQDLGSREAIAEAKFEITAGLQQHGKLFYDGDEPLLQPFMETFPQGVSFGFDDNNELTVTDIKATESGSSFMVSGIIDAAFTIPVLGEHQVKNTLAAILVALEAGLSEEQIRRSLKDAALTDMRMQMIQSDNGAIFINDAYNAAPSSMNAALNFIRETTMKDKKWVVLGDMLELGDDEQSYHEALSKCISDNLVGVCLYGPRMKWLYDKLQPTYGGKLLWSEADYGPIIDLLKKHTNKDSVILVKGSRGMALENVIAPFVNE; encoded by the coding sequence ATGAAAAAACAGATTGAACAAGTAGCCAAATGGCTGGATATCAAAACTAATTTAAAAGGCATTGACATCACGGGAGTCTCAATTAATACGAGAACGCTCAAGCCAGGTGATTTGTTTATCCCTTTTCGTGGTGAAAATGTAAATGGACACAAGTATGTCCGTTCAGCGATCGAGTTAGGTGCGTCTGCTTCTTTATGGCAGCGCGATGAACCGGGAGCACCAGAAGATTTGCCATTACTTTTTGTAGATGATTGCGAAGTGGCTTTGCAAGAAATGGCTCGTGCTTATCGCGATGAACTATCAGCAATGGTGATTGGGATCACGGGATCTAACGGCAAGACATCAACTAAAGACTTAGTGGCGAGTGTGTTGAAACCTTATTTCAAAGTGCAAAAAACACCAGGTAATTTTAATAACCAATTGGGTTTACCTTTGACGATTTTGTCTTTAGAAGAAGATACAAAAGTTGCTGTTTTAGAAATGGGCATGAGTGGTAGAGGGCAGATTGAATTTTTGTCCGAGCTAGCACGTCCGGATTATGCGATTATTACGAATATCGGAGAAGCACATTTGCAAGACTTAGGCTCGCGCGAAGCAATTGCTGAAGCGAAGTTTGAAATTACTGCAGGTCTCCAACAACACGGCAAACTTTTTTACGATGGAGACGAACCGTTGTTACAACCGTTTATGGAAACTTTTCCTCAAGGTGTTTCTTTCGGGTTCGATGACAATAACGAACTAACAGTAACAGACATTAAAGCTACTGAAAGTGGCAGTAGCTTTATGGTGAGTGGCATTATAGATGCCGCATTTACCATTCCGGTATTAGGTGAACACCAAGTGAAAAACACATTGGCTGCTATATTGGTAGCTCTTGAAGCAGGATTGTCTGAAGAGCAAATTCGTAGATCTTTAAAAGATGCGGCATTAACCGATATGCGTATGCAAATGATTCAATCAGACAATGGCGCGATTTTCATCAACGATGCTTACAATGCAGCTCCTTCATCGATGAATGCAGCACTGAATTTTATTCGTGAAACAACGATGAAAGATAAAAAGTGGGTTGTATTGGGCGACATGCTTGAACTCGGAGACGACGAGCAAAGTTATCACGAAGCGTTAAGCAAATGCATTTCTGACAATTTGGTAGGTGTTTGTTTATATGGGCCGCGTATGAAGTGGCTTTACGATAAATTGCAACCAACATACGGTGGCAAGTTGTTGTGGAGTGAAGCGGATTATGGTCCAATTATCGATTTGTTGAAAAAGCACACAAACAAAGACTCGGTTATTTTAGTGAAGGGCTCTCGTGGCATGGCATTGGAAAATGTTATCGCTCCGTTTGTTAATGAATAG
- a CDS encoding alpha/beta hydrolase — MKTGVLCIHGFTGGPFEVEPFADFLIEQTDWIVEIPTLPGHGEKLALKNITAESWMMEAELALKRLKKSTDRIIIVGFSMGGLIAMYLAMRYKIDRLVLLSAAAKYISPVQMFKEVQEAVKDAVSGKITENALYHLYEYKLTNTPVSSTVEFLRVVKMVEPYYDKIKVPVCIVQGEKDGIVPVSAADFIYNQIGSEEKRLIRSEKGKHLICYSEDSEEWFREVFTFMNKGIE, encoded by the coding sequence TTGAAAACCGGCGTACTATGTATTCATGGTTTTACTGGAGGTCCATTTGAAGTAGAGCCATTTGCCGATTTTTTAATCGAGCAAACTGATTGGATTGTGGAAATTCCGACACTGCCCGGACATGGTGAAAAGCTTGCCTTAAAAAACATTACTGCTGAAAGTTGGATGATGGAAGCCGAGTTAGCTTTAAAAAGGTTAAAAAAGTCGACAGACCGCATCATCATCGTGGGCTTTTCAATGGGTGGCTTAATTGCCATGTATTTAGCGATGCGCTATAAAATTGATCGCTTAGTTTTGTTGAGCGCGGCTGCTAAATACATTAGCCCGGTGCAAATGTTTAAAGAAGTGCAAGAGGCGGTAAAAGACGCGGTGTCGGGAAAAATAACAGAAAATGCGCTTTACCACCTTTATGAATACAAGCTAACCAATACGCCCGTCAGCTCGACAGTTGAATTTTTGCGAGTCGTAAAAATGGTCGAACCTTATTACGATAAGATCAAAGTTCCGGTATGTATTGTGCAAGGAGAAAAAGACGGCATTGTGCCCGTTTCTGCAGCAGACTTTATTTATAATCAAATTGGCTCGGAAGAAAAACGCTTGATTCGTTCAGAAAAAGGCAAGCATTTAATCTGTTATAGTGAAGACAGTGAAGAATGGTTTAGGGAAGTTTTTACGTTTATGAATAAAGGCATAGAGTAA
- a CDS encoding DEAD/DEAH box helicase — protein MVKFSELNISETTLKSVKRMGFEEATPIQEGTIRLGMEGKDIIGQAQTGTGKTTAFGIPLIEKIDTKDGNVQGLIIAPTRELAIQVSEELYRLGQDKNVRILSVYGGQEISRQIRALKNRPQIIVGTPGRLLDHINRRTLKLDNVNTLILDEADEMLNMGFIEDIQTIMASVPDTRQTLLFSATMPDAIRRIAEKFMKTPEIVKIKSKEMTVENIEQFYVKSVEREKFDFLSRLLNVQQPELAIVFGRTKRRVDELAKALNIRGYLAEGIHGDLSQAKRMSVLKQFKAGKIDILVATDVAARGLDISGVSHVYNFDIPQDPESYVHRIGRTGRAGKKGVAVTFVTPREMGYLSIVERTTKKKMEALVPPTANEAVLGQKRVAMEQLLEMTEKNNLGDYRDFATQMLEKHDAVDLIAAALKTMTKEPEDIPVSISEERPLPSRGGGGYKGKGGGGRSGGGGGYKGNRSSGSSRPSSSSRGASSGASRRREGGSGGGRPGRTTRRSES, from the coding sequence TTGGTAAAATTTTCAGAGTTAAATATTAGCGAAACAACTTTAAAGTCCGTAAAACGCATGGGGTTTGAAGAAGCAACACCGATTCAAGAGGGTACAATCCGTCTTGGTATGGAAGGTAAAGACATCATTGGACAAGCGCAAACTGGTACTGGTAAAACTACAGCTTTCGGTATTCCTTTGATTGAAAAAATTGACACTAAAGATGGTAATGTTCAAGGATTAATCATCGCACCAACACGCGAATTGGCAATCCAAGTTTCAGAAGAACTTTACAGACTGGGTCAAGATAAAAACGTACGTATTCTTTCAGTATACGGCGGCCAAGAAATTAGCCGACAAATCCGTGCACTTAAAAACCGTCCGCAAATTATCGTTGGTACTCCAGGACGTCTATTAGACCATATCAACCGTCGTACGCTTAAATTGGACAATGTAAACACATTAATCCTTGATGAAGCAGACGAAATGTTGAACATGGGCTTTATCGAAGACATTCAAACAATTATGGCAAGTGTTCCTGATACTCGTCAAACATTGTTATTCTCAGCAACTATGCCGGATGCAATCCGCCGTATTGCAGAGAAATTCATGAAAACTCCAGAAATCGTTAAAATCAAATCAAAAGAAATGACTGTTGAAAACATTGAGCAGTTCTACGTGAAATCTGTAGAGCGCGAGAAATTTGATTTCCTTTCACGTCTTTTGAATGTTCAACAACCGGAACTTGCGATCGTTTTCGGACGTACAAAGCGCCGTGTTGACGAATTAGCAAAAGCTTTAAATATCCGCGGTTACCTTGCTGAAGGTATTCACGGTGATTTAAGCCAAGCAAAACGTATGTCAGTTTTAAAACAATTTAAAGCAGGCAAAATCGATATTTTAGTTGCAACAGACGTAGCAGCTCGCGGACTTGATATCTCAGGCGTATCACACGTATACAACTTTGATATTCCACAAGATCCTGAAAGCTATGTTCACCGTATCGGCCGTACTGGTCGTGCAGGTAAAAAAGGAGTCGCAGTAACGTTTGTAACACCACGTGAAATGGGCTACTTGAGCATCGTTGAACGCACAACTAAGAAAAAAATGGAAGCATTGGTACCTCCAACTGCGAACGAAGCTGTACTTGGCCAAAAACGCGTTGCTATGGAACAATTGCTTGAAATGACAGAGAAAAACAATCTTGGCGATTACCGCGACTTCGCGACGCAAATGCTTGAAAAGCATGATGCGGTCGACTTGATTGCAGCAGCTCTTAAAACAATGACTAAAGAGCCGGAAGATATTCCAGTTTCTATTTCCGAAGAACGTCCTTTGCCATCACGCGGAGGCGGCGGATATAAAGGTAAAGGCGGCGGCGGACGCAGTGGCGGAGGCGGCGGTTACAAAGGTAACCGTTCATCAGGTTCATCTCGTCCATCATCATCTAGCCGTGGAGCAAGCTCAGGCGCAAGCCGACGTCGTGAAGGCGGAAGCGGTGGCGGACGTCCAGGACGTACGACTCGTCGTAGCGAATCTTAA
- a CDS encoding PH domain-containing protein, with the protein MDNQPKNQISRKGLTVWRVYGSMETAVIALLAIGAGVLTYFFDWPQWLYAIYGAVVLLFGIVLIFWFPKIRWQRWRYEVREHEIELQHGLFIVTRTLVPMVRVQHVDTEQGPILRKYDLAEISISTAATTHTIPALVTAEADELRARISVLARVAEDDV; encoded by the coding sequence ATGGATAACCAACCGAAAAATCAAATTTCACGTAAAGGCTTAACCGTCTGGCGTGTTTACGGCAGTATGGAAACAGCGGTTATTGCGTTACTAGCGATAGGAGCAGGGGTTTTAACTTATTTTTTTGACTGGCCACAATGGCTTTATGCGATTTATGGAGCGGTTGTTTTGCTATTCGGCATCGTGCTGATTTTTTGGTTTCCGAAAATTCGGTGGCAACGTTGGCGTTATGAAGTAAGAGAACACGAAATCGAACTGCAACATGGCTTGTTTATCGTTACCCGTACATTGGTGCCGATGGTACGAGTTCAACACGTTGACACGGAACAAGGACCCATTTTAAGAAAGTATGACTTAGCGGAAATTTCTATTTCAACCGCTGCGACCACTCATACAATTCCGGCTTTGGTTACAGCAGAAGCAGATGAGTTAAGAGCGAGAATTTCTGTATTGGCAAGGGTGGCGGAAGATGATGTATGA